In Vanessa cardui chromosome 4, ilVanCard2.1, whole genome shotgun sequence, the DNA window tttactttgtaaatataaaagataatcaTCATTGTTTTATAGCTATGCTTAAAAAATACTCTTATCCGCGACTCCACCACCACCACAAAGCGGTGATGATTTGACCAAAATATACCTATCATTACaagacaatatttaaattaagtaaatttaataaagaaaatgttttttatttgtttatttattatttaaataatacaccattgaaaatgaaattgaaaaaaaatatatctatttcatGTATTCCTCTCATCATCCTCCTACTTTTATCCCAATTCTATATGCAGTCAGCCttagcgcagcatgtcttcttcttccatacttctctgacAGACGTCATCTctaaagtaacattctttctaattCGTATATTTCgctatgttttgtatttatacgCATACAATATTCACgttaaaatacacattttttcatattctttattatgaaaaaatataatgatctggatcatataaaaatgaattatgtaatccatatttaacttattaaaatgaGGTGAGCTTTGTTTGATATGATGGTCATTAATAgttgatgtaaataaatattaatagttaatgTATCTGTGCACTGGTGCGTCAGTTTGGTATACGAATCGCCATTTTTTAATGTCACAGCGCAACGCATCTGACCTTAGGTACCTGGCACtacaattttactaaaaaaatttttttttgttatttaataccaAGATTAAACCTTTGACAACCTCCATGggcgagtggtgtgtacaccggttttcatgggtacgccactctgaggtcccgggttcgattcccggccgagtcaatgtagattaccattagttttctatgttgtcttgggtctggtgtatgtggtaccgtcgttacttctgatttccataacacaagtgcttcagctacttacattgggatcagagtaatgtatgtgatgttgtctcatataatatttattattaaaccaaGATTTTCTCAAAAATCCAGATAGAAAGATAAGGTACTTGGACGACAacgctattttaatgttttcagcAAATTTGAATTGAATGCTAACCTATATATTTCTCATCGAGACATATGTATATCCACACTTCATATTCTCTTCAAAAGTATTGGCCAATTGAGTATGAAGATGTCGAGCTAAAATCCAATTGCATGGGGGCTCGTTAGATTATATTACATGTCGGAGCTGAAATAGGTGAATTAggtttgaatattttgaatatggtatatattcaaaatcaatatttaaatcgcAATCAAAATCAGGGGATTTTCACGATAAATCGATTATTCGAATCATCGTTTCATGAAGTGGCTGCAAGAAAAACTTACAGGTACCTTATCTACCACCAAGTCGCTTACCAGTTGTGGATAACGAATCTAATCATACTGTCCATGTGAATATAGTAATGCTTATCGATGAATTTTTAGTTAACTACTACAGATGAATGATAAAAGCAATGTAATCTCATCATAGTGAGGATAAATTTTACCAAACAGATGCCCTCGTAGATAGATGaaatatcatacatataaacGATGACTGGGATACCGAGTCTGATAACACTTCTTATAATTCGATCTCTTTGATAATGTCCATGTAGATCTAATGAAATAatcaatgatattattatttcaatcaaGAAAGGTACCTCATTATAATGAACGTGAAAATATTCTTGGTATGGTTAGTTGTATGTTAGGATAttagacaattttatttaacggTGTACAATATAACCTTTATTTATGCACAATTGATTGACAAGTTAACCCTATGCAATGCGGCTGTCGACCGAGCCCAGGATTCGAGGCCCCGGGGTCACAATGCGCACGCGCACTCTTCGTAGAAGCGATCATTACACGAACTGAACGGgttatgttatgtaataaagatttattcgtCATCTACTGTGCTTACTATACAGGTGGGTCAATGAACTGATTTGGATTATTATAACGATTTATTGTAGGTGCCAACTCTATTTATCGAACTTTATCTAATCTCGGATTAATGACAATAAAATCATAAGAGACGTTCAGAAATATAGCATCCGTATCATCGAAAGATAGCAAAACTGAAATAGTCGAAAAtacgataaattttaaattgaatgctgtaagttattctttaatattatattgattcatccagtggcggatttaccaataggctaagtaggctggagcctagggcggcagatttagaggggcggcaattttgacaaaatttgttattatattacagaaatttaaaaaaaatcttataattatatgtatacacattacgtccgtaatccgtacaCTCGTTACTACATAGTGgaatggaaaaataatctagtaactgataaaaatatcacatagtttataatcatactaataacgggaaaaaccgatgtaatgaggacgatagaacacaaatcataaatgttgcaaaaaaagtaggggcggcaaaagtTGAATGCCTACTAGcgtactagcggcagatttgtaaatccgccactggattCATCcgtttttttgcttttaatatacatatgtacatacttGTCACATTGTTGATGATGTTAGTAAGAAGATCAGTTATCTATATCTAAAACGGAAAACTGATCGGCGTTTAAAGTGTTTCTAAAACTATTTCGAGGATATACTCAAGAAGACTCAACGATTTAAAGAGTACGTGTTACAACTTGAATAGCATGACACCtaattttattcgaataatCCGACGaagtgaaaaaatataataacgtttaaaaatgaaattgttaaatGAGTATATCGCAAATTGCTTTATTCTctgaatttcatattattttattaagaaacgtGTTccctaattatattttcaataaaggtTATATATCTTGAATCGACCAATTACGTTCGCAGTCCGTCTGTCCGCCTGTCTGCTGACAAGATCTATTCGGACGATCCATCGttacgatttaaaattattttctactaAGTACCAGAATTTGCTCAacgattttgaaaataaattgtagtcatttaattattaggtTTGGAAATCCTAATAGCTTGTAAAGTAATCATACATTTacattgtattgaaataaatagctGAAATCAAATATGTATTGCATAATACGTAGGTCACTAGGAATGTTTTGAGATATCATTAAATTACCGAAAGCTTTAACGTCAAACTATTGCCAATGATAGCACGTCTCATATAGAAATGGATAACgagtaaaaaattaatcaacCTAGATCCATAATTTTATGGTAAATTTTTAAGGGTGACAAAATGTGTGAGGTTACGTATTGTGATTTTTGAgcaattatattctataatttcAAGCGAGCATTGAGGGCTGATAATTGTATCagtgaaataaaatttgtgtttaatgaGGAAGCATCATTCCATAGCTTAAAGTATCGGTGGTACAGACAGTTCCAAAGGGAAAATTTAAGCTTGTCTGATGATTCTCAATCCGGGCGGCCCGTTGAAACAGTGTCCTCTAAAAACGTAGCTGCTGTTAAGAaactactttaaaaatatagacatattatttacagtaaaaTGGAGAAACTATTGAAGACTACGGCACCatgaattcaaattattttacacgACCATTTTCCAGTAAAAAAGAGTTTACATGTTATGAGTAGAGACCCCCCTTGCTAACAGCGGCCCAAATGGAATGTCGCAAAAAATGGTGAATGGTCGTAGTCTTCTTTGGCAAAAGGGGTGTAATCAAGCGAATAACTCTTGATGAACAGTAGACTGTTACCACAACATGGTACACAGTGATTTGTTAGCCTCAACTGATTGAATCTCTAGAAAACCTCTGGCCAAACTCACCCATTGACATTAGCCGACTTCATCACGATAACGCACCTGCGCATCGTGCTCAAATAACTCAAGATTTTCTGATTCAATCTGGATTCATTATATTAGAGTACCCTACATACAACCCTGACCTTGCACCCTGCGCCTTTGGACTCTGGTCAATGATCAAGGATAAGCTGAAAGATCACCGGATTACCAATGATGAGCAATTAATTCGAGCATAGGATTTGGCATGTAAGAAAGTCTCGAAAGAAAAGTGGAAGAAGATTTTTGACGACTGCAACGTCGTATGCAACCGACAaaagtaattttgaaaaaaattaaagtttagttatTGAATCTCAAAACTTTCCTAGTGACCTACGTATGCCTTAAATCACAAATCATTTTTCTTAATAGTTtgcgtaatttattatttttgtcaagGGGCTAGAATTATTACGCTCTATTTGTTTGTGTAGTAacacctgtaaatttctcacccACTtccccactaaggagagggtttggaacataatccaccacgctgttccaatgcgggttggtgtaatgcacatgtggcaaaggGAAAATGTCGGTTTTGGCGGTGGGTGGTATCTGCCCCGACAAGCTTGTACAAAGACCTACCAACATGTATTGCACACATTTAAacgatataatatgtattttcaatATGCTTTTGAAATGTATacattgtatacaaaataaaatctattttcatgATCTAATTACCTATACTGGAAAACGTACCCTGAagtaaacacaaattttaaaatttttgataatttatactGGGGTGTGTCAATGACTGTTTTTTGGGCTAACTTGATTGGACTATTCAGAATTAtcttattttgtaatgaaatgaCAACAAATGAGTTTTACAAACTTGGTTGAACTCTTCATCTCAGTatttatactttgtaaatataaatatcaaggtcgtataaataatatcagtTTATTGACGTTAGACATTATCGTGTGAATGCGCATGATCATACCCATTTGACTtatcaatatttgttaatacaataaaataaaattgtagagTCTGTCTGTCAACAGCTTTCCTAAGTTTAGTTTTTAAGATaaacaaagtaaaattataaagaattggattgatttttgataaaataaataggcTTTATTAATACACTTATAATTATCCAATAAGTCTAAAGTCTATCAAAAGGTGTTATACCTTAAAATTACCTAACAgatgtatttgtaaaataacttttaaatttaaagcacgGCTGCGGGACGATAGAACTAAAAAAATTCAGCTGTAAATGTATTATACTGTTTCACTCTCTGTGCTATTAAAtggatacaattaaatataaatgacatttagcgtgattgtaatgtaaaaaatagaataagGAAATAATATTCTTCATACAGGAAACCGAAGATTGCCGTCTTAACCGAGCACGAAATCtagagttataaaataaattcgaaagtaaatCTATTTGTCATCACGACTAACCCGATgagatgataataattaaatttgtgatATAGGTAGTTTAGGACTTGTAGtccagttattattttaaactgaaTACAAAAAATGTGAACCAAAACGTCTGATTTTTAGATATTGTGGCTTAGGAAAAGCGTTCCTTAAGATTTTATCTGAGCTTTCTTTCTCCGTATTGAAGAAttgatctgtttttttttttattttcacgttCGGTATcgacgtaaaaatataaatcaattatttttaagcgTAGGATATGACAAAAACTAAACTGAGATTTTTTGAAAGTGGCAAAAATATATCAGCCGAAATTTTCGTTGTTGATTAAACTCATCAAAAACCCATCGAGTTTTCACTTATGATATTAGTATTCGCTGATTTGAATAGTAATTAATTGACAATgcgaattaaaaatcaaatatcactttatatttttatacataaataagaataaattttcTGGTATTGCACGTTACactatcataattttatttacaatatgatATGTACAATTCTTAATTGAGTTATCATATTATCACTAAATAGCCAGCCGTAGAGTCCAAATTCCTTTATAATGgaaataaacagataaaaagGCTAGCTTAATGTTTAAACGAGTTAGTATCGCTTGATTAGTTGCTACGACAGGATCAAAATGAGTTTCAAGAACAAGGTTGTGATAGTGACGGGAGCCAGCTCGGGCATCGGTGCCTCGACGGCGATAATGTTCAGCAAAGAGGGCGCTCGCGTTGTGATGGTGGGCCGCAACGAGACCAAGCTCTCCGCCGTGGCCGCGAAGTGCTCCTCGCCGCTCGTGATCCGTGCAGATGTCGGCAACGACGACGACGCTCGTCGCATCATCAACGAAACCATTGACAAATTCGGTCAGATCGATGTCCTGGTCAACAATGCTGGTATATCGGTGGAAAACGGCGGTATCCTCGGCAACGATATGATGAAAGCCTTCGACACTATTCTCAACGTTAATTTACGAGCGATTGTTCATTTAACGGTCTTGGCTGCTCCACATCTTGTGAAAACTAAAGgaaacatagtaaatatatcGAGTATCGGTGGTATTACAACTTTTTCCACTCCTGGTATTACAAATTACAGCGTCTCAAAAGCAGCGTTGAACCATTTCACCGTTTGTGCTGCGACTGAGTTGGGCCCTCATGGCGTGAGAGTTAACACGATCAGTCCTGGACCCGTTCGAACGGATATATTGGAAAATGCTAATAATGCTTTAACTTGGGACAACTTTATTCCGTTAACTCTTCTTAAGAGAGTATCTGAGCCGGAGGAAATAGCTGATTTAATCTTATACATTGCAAGTGATAAGGCTAAGTCAATCACGGGCTCAAATTATGTGTCTGACAACGGTATgctaattaaaagaaattaatataacgtGTACTTATGGgtcttttatttacaaaaatagtaataaaaaagtcatCATTGTTTTAAAGTTctatgtaaaaaatacacttattcGTGACTCaataattagaaattatttgtactcatttgttttataattaaaatgaagacAAAAAAACGGTAATGGTTTTTACCAACATGATAATTTGGTAGACAATcttgaaattaagtaatattaataaaaattatgtttttatttattatgtaaataatagcgccaatataaatgaaataaaacgaatatcaatttcatatatttgactatgttttgtatttatatgcaTACAatctttcatattaaaaatacccATTATTTCATACTCCTTAATcagatcatattaaaataaagttatgtaatacatatttaacttattaaaatactGTGAGCTAGGTTTGATTTGATCGTCATTAATAGTTGATGTAATGTATCTGCGCATTGGTGCGTCAGCTAGGGGTTCGATTCCCCGCATTGTTTAATGTCACGGCACAACGCGTCTGGGCTTGGTTTCCTGGCACTCCTATTTTCCTGAGAAAACTGTTTTTGTTACTTCTGTTATTTGATAACAGAAAATTTAATTCACTGTTATGTAAGCACAAAAATTACTTAACACTTTTTGAAAATAACACTTGTATTACaatcgaaatatattaaaaggcaaaattgtTATCTGATATTGAGATAtttcaacgtttattttttaatttatcgcgATAAAACTACTATCACAATGAAATGATAAGATTAACATCCGTATTATGCTTAACCTGAACTATAAATTTAACGAAAATCAGTTTAAATCTTTTTCAATTTTCGTAATTCAATGAtaatttttagaataattttatgtgTCGTCAAAAATATAGCATCGCTAATCGATGACGCAGTGAATTCTAAAgagaaatattaagaaaattttacaaaaaacgaAAGTACACTTGTCTAAAATCGTAGTAGTTTCTCATGTTATCCGCAGATTAGGTTCATTGTTCGAGAATAaaccaacaaaaaaatatatactcttGCTTAATTAAtgactttgtaaatataattaatctcacCAGTTTCCGTCACTaggttctattttcaaattcacGCGCATAGAGGATCTTATCGATATTTGTATGTACGAGTCATCCTTAGTCGTCATAAGCAGAGCAGGCCCAGTgataagaacgcgcgcatcttaaccgatgtttgtgggttcaagcccaggtaagcaccactgaatattcatgtacttaatttgtgtttataattcatctcgtgctcagcggtgaaggaaagtaTTGTGAggatgtgtcttatttcatagaaattctgccacatgtgtattccaccaacccgcaatggaacagcgtagtggaatatgttccaaagcttctcctcaaagggagtcctaggccttggcccagcagtgcagactgttattgttgttgattcATCATATATGgagataatattatgtatttaggtACACTGTGTTTTTAATAAAGAGCAATAaggttcatattattttttagactCGGTCCAAATGAAAGCAgacttaagaaatattttataacaatcttAATTATGTCGTTAtttgtttaatgttattaagttgataagttttttaaatctaatGTCAGAGTACCAATCTGATTAATAGAAAAACTGAGAACCATTTCATTTAGGGTGAAAAAACATGAAGCCTTTGAttactgttataaataaaaaaagttttttaattttaattaaaacttagttTTAAACGCcactatactattattaataaatattcatcattGTATAAGGAATTGCTTGATAATTCATTAGCACTTTCACTATTGTATCAGTTTTTCAGATACTCGGTATTCGCTATCTGGCTTAGATGCCATAAATTATACTATAACGCAAGATCCATTAACCTTTACACGGATAAACCATTTGTGGATTTTCcgtatttagttatttattgaaGGAATAATAGTTAGTATTTCACATGAAGGCAAATGAAAGTTCCTATGTGTTATctatttttcttgtaattaatCTTCATTTACAGACAACATTACTATTTCTTAGACTATTTTTGTAAAGATCTGATCTGTATACTGCGAAACagtcttaaaaaaaaacgggAAATACGTTCCAAGAAACTATgtcgttttttaaattactaattaatttcatataacaatagaataaaaactTGCATTGCGGAACTATAGTATTCGGCATATGAATTcagactttatttatataatatttatcatgatGACACTTCAACTTTACATTTACTCACGATatcaaaaaaaacattttcctttattacataaattaatgttattcttTGGAATATTGAGGTTCgtcgatatatttaatttaaaaaacttttcaaaatacgaagtttgagtttgaaatattaatcttCACCTTTTCGGCATATCTTTAATCTCGAATGCTATAAAGGCCGAAGATTAAACCGCACGGTGCGCGAGCGCATACGTCACGCGGCGCGTGCGCACGCGTCGTGACGGCCGCCGCCACCGGTGATGCATTCACCTTGTTCCCATAAAATTGATGGCATGCTTGCATTGAGAAGATAAGCAAATGTTATGACATGCTTAAGACTAAATACTTTGGGCCCGAGTGTTACGGATGGTGAGCATACCCGTATGTATATATCGTTTTTTTATCCTTAGTAAACTTAGAATCCATATTAATTCTACGTCTTATAAacagttttctttaattatgaaatattatatacacttcATGTACATAAGTATTATTGCCAAGAGGATTAATTAAGAACATTCaagtcataattaaaaaagctactttaaaaaaatatcttcaccGCATGGAAaggtggtaagaatgctagcaacgTTTGCGCTGCTCTGCGCgaaatatgaattacaaatgGAGTAAATTGTGAatgatttaattcatatttgtttttaataaatcctTATCCAATCaaagataaattacaaaataaaataaaggtataaaggtaaatataaaaaaaaaaaaattttgatctTGGTAGTGGTTGGTTAGATACCACCTACTCTTCCGATATACTACCCTAGCAGTACCGGCAAACAAGAACACAATACAGagaagtattgttgtttttttatcttatcttatcatacgtgagccagtgtaactacaggaaaaaggaacataacatcttagttcccgaagTTGGTGGGATAAATATTTTACCcccaagtatatatttttatttcgttttgtgaCACTAAAGtaataagattttgtttttaattatgtgtAATGTAGATAACGATTAATAGCAACATAGTTTATGTTTGCTTgtaattagtaatataatttatagtatttagtgcttatttaaatatcaagtaCGTTGAACTCGTATCTCAGTTATCATTAGGTTTAAAGGAGTAattgctttataaaatattatttgtaccgACTGCATAAATTCGGTAACGTCATTTTTAGTAAGTAAGGTAAGTATTCAAcatcaacatcaacagcctgtaaattcccactgcagggctaaatgcctcttctccctttgaggagaaggtttggaacatattccaccacgctgttccaatgcgggttggtggaatacacatgtggcagaatttctattaaatttgtcacatgcaggtttcctcacgatgttttccttcaccgctgagaatgaacacgagatgaattataaagacaaattaagcacatgaa includes these proteins:
- the LOC124544080 gene encoding 3-oxoacyl-[acyl-carrier-protein] reductase FabG-like; the encoded protein is MSFKNKVVIVTGASSGIGASTAIMFSKEGARVVMVGRNETKLSAVAAKCSSPLVIRADVGNDDDARRIINETIDKFGQIDVLVNNAGISVENGGILGNDMMKAFDTILNVNLRAIVHLTVLAAPHLVKTKGNIVNISSIGGITTFSTPGITNYSVSKAALNHFTVCAATELGPHGVRVNTISPGPVRTDILENANNALTWDNFIPLTLLKRVSEPEEIADLILYIASDKAKSITGSNYVSDNGMLIKRN